A genomic stretch from Hemicordylus capensis ecotype Gifberg chromosome 1, rHemCap1.1.pri, whole genome shotgun sequence includes:
- the HHIPL2 gene encoding HHIP-like protein 2 isoform X2 translates to MNNPNLQGGHISDTSDFRKPSVKRPIAGSHKSHRSKISCCASSVLVCLSFALCQVGVLLGHPQCLDYGPPFQPPFHLEFCSAYETFGCCDQDKDNSIAARYWEIMDYIDPHAHQVCGRYIKDILCQECSPYAAHLYDAENPQTPLRNLPGLCFDYCSEFHFYCRSAITLLTNDKHIQECCERNKTRFCNLLNIQDEDYCFPDVLKNTDLNRNLGSVVADNQGCLQLCLKEVANGLRNPVLMVHANDHTHRMFVAEQVGVIWVYLPDGSRLEEPFLDMKKLVLATPWLGDERGFLGMAFHPKYKDNRKFYIYYSYQDKNKKEKIRISELKVSVSDVNKADPDSERNLLEIDEPAANHNGGQILFGLDGYMYLFTGDGGKAGDPFGKFGNAQNKSSLLGKVLRIDVDGQSSDTKPYRIPLDNPFTSDPKALPEVYAYGVRNMWRCSVDRGDPVTRKGKGRIFCGDVGQNKFEEVDIIVKGGNYGWRAKEGFECYDIKLCHNSSLDDILPIFAYGHSVGKSVTGGYVYRGCESPNLNGLYIFGDFMNGRLMALQEDERANKWKKQDICIGSTKACAFPGLLSSYSKFIISFAEDEAGELRQGSVNRSLFQ, encoded by the exons ATGAATAACCCCAATCTTCAAGGTGGTCACATCTCTGATACGTCTGACTTCAGGAAACCTTCCGTGAAGAGACCTATTGCTGGCTCCCACAAGAGCCACAGGTCCAAGATTTCCTGCTGTGCTTCTAGTGTTCTCGTTTGCCTCTCCTTTGCCTTGTGCCAGGTTGGGGTACTTCTGGGACACCCCCAGTGCCTAGATTATGGGCCTCCTTTCCAGCCTCCCTTCCATCTGGAATTCTGCTCTGCCTATGAGACATTTGGTTGCTGTGACCAGGACAAGGACAACAGCATCGCAGCCAGATACTGGGAGATTATGGATTACATTGATCCCCATGCCCACCAAGTGTGCGGAAGATACATCAAAGATATCTTGTGCCAG GAATGCTCCCCCTATGCAGCACATCTCTATGATGCAGAGAATCCTCAGACGCCACTGCGGAACCTCCCTGGTCTTTGCTTTGATTACTGCTCGGAGTTCCACTTTTACTGCCGTTCAGCCATCACGTTGCTCACTAACGACAAACACATCCAAGAATGCTGTGAGAGGAACAAGACCCGCTTCTGCAATCTCCTCAATATCCAGGATGAAGACTATTGTTTCCCTGATGTGCTGAAAAACACAGACCTGAATCGCAACCTGGGCTCTGTGGTGGCAGACAACCAAGGCTGCCTTCAGCTGTGCCTGAAAGAGGTGGCTAACGGCCTGAGGAATCCGGTGCTGATGGTGCATGCCAACGACCACACCCACCGCATGTTTGTGGCAGAGCAGGTAGGCGTCATCTGGGTTTATCTTCCAGATGGAAGTCGGCTGGAAGAGCCTTTCCTGGATATGAAGAAGCTGGTGCTGGCCACTCCCTGGTTAGGAGATGAGAGAGGCTTCCTAGGGATGGCCTTCCACCCCAAGTACAAAGACAATAGGAAATTCTACATCTATTACTCATACCAAGACAAGAATAAAAAGGAGAAAATCAGAATCAGTGAACTCAAGGTCTCTGTATCTGATGTCAACAAGGCTGATCCAGACTCAGAAAG GAACCTTTTAGAAATTGACGAACCAGCAGCAAATCACAATGGGGGACAGATCCTCTTTGGCCTGGATGGCTACATGTACCTGTTTACAGGGGATGGAGGGAAAGCTGGGGACCCTTTTGGTAAATTTGGAAATGCTCAGAACAA GAGTAGTTTATTAGGAAAGGTTTTGCGGATAGATGTGGATGGACAAAGTTCCGACACGAAGCCGTATCGTATTCCCCTGGATAACCCATTTACCTCTGACCCCAAAGCTCTCCCAGAAGTCTATGCCTATGGGGTGAGGAACATGTGGCGTTGTTCTGTGGACAGAGGTGACCCGGTCACtcgcaaagggaagggaagaatatTTTGTGGTGATGTTGGCCAGAACAAATTTGAAGAAGTGGACATAATTGTTAAAGGTGGAAACTATGGTTGGAGAGCCAAGGAAGGATTTGAGTGCTATGACATCAAACTTTGTCACAATTCTTCCTTAG ATGACATACTTCCAATATTTGCCTATGGCCATTCTGTGGGGAAATCAGTCACTGGAGGGTATGTGTACAGAGGGTGTGAATCCCCAAATCTGAATGGCCTCTACATTTTTGGTGACTTTATGAATGG TCGACTGATGGCTTTGCAGGAAGATGAGAGAGCAAATAAGTGGAAGAAGCAAGACATTTGCATTGGTAGCACTAAAGCCTGTGCTTTCCCAGGGCTACTCAGCTCTTATAGCAAGTTCATCATCTCTTTTGCTGAGGACGAAGCAG